The following is a genomic window from Rutidosis leptorrhynchoides isolate AG116_Rl617_1_P2 chromosome 8, CSIRO_AGI_Rlap_v1, whole genome shotgun sequence.
agtcttaacaagtttgattgcttaacatgttggaaacatttagtcatgcaaatatagttttcatttaatatataaacatggaaaagttagggtcactacatatACCGTCTAAGATAAGGGGATTCTGCAATAGGCAGACATGATCAGAGTGATGTGGGTCTCGAGAATCAGGCAGTTGATGCATATATACCGTCTCAGATAAGTGACCATGAAGAAAATCGTTTTTGACATCTAGTTGATGAACTTTCCCGTGTCGAGAAACAGCAAGGCTGAGAACAAAACTTCTTCTACGAAATTCACATTACACAAACCGAAACTTTTTCTACGAAAATCCATGGAATTGTGAGCCATTTAAGCCATTTGATGTTCCACTTTTTGATTCTTCACGGTATTAAATTAAGCCATTTGGTGTTCCACTTTTTTGGTTTTTTCGGTTTTAATTTGGTTCAATTTTCGGATTAATCAGTTTGAACCAGATATTGAACGATAAACTCATAACATTAAGATTTATTGTTGAAAACATATAGTTGAAAAATATTGTTTCAGTTACTTGAttcatattacataaaaatagacttATTGTTGAAAACTTGAATTCACCTCTCCTAAATGAAGACTAAACTTTCAGAAATAATGACTCAAGGCCCTAATTAGTAGGCTCAGTTGTGAGCCCGAACCCGAATGGGTACAACGGGACATAATGTGCGTCCCCAACGTTCATTGGGAGTTGATCAACAGACTTGAACTAAGTACGTGCAAGCTTGCCAGTAAAAGCATAATCACCAAACAAGGCATCCACGACACCTTGACCCTCAGTTCCTGGAAGCCAAGCAGCCACAAGTGCGTCTATGTTTTTAACATATAGTTCCACCACAACGGGCCGACCACTGATCACAATCACCACACATATCACCGAACCGCAAACGTTTTGGATGGTGCTCAGTCCAGGCTCTGCAATTGTCAGATTCATGCTGTCTCCAAATGACTCAGCATACGGGTGCTCTCTTACCACCACAATAGCATAGTCAAATTTTCCTGACTTGACCATCTCCCCACTTGGGTTCTCATTGTATACCACTTTAGTTTTCGGGTCAACCATTTTCTTTACAGCCGAAAGGATTGTAGTGCCTGCAAGATCAAAGAAttcacttttttttctttttttagtaTCATAAATTCAAGTAGAGACATTAGTTTACCATTAGTAATATCTCCAAAAAGTCCTTGCCATTCAAGTGTATGCCAGTGGCTCTAACTTCAAGGGCAGTTGCAGCTCCTATCTTCTTAGCAAGAACAGGGTCCCTGTTCAAATTTTGGCATATAATTAAGTTTAAAAACACATCATTAATAAATAGATTGCTGGCCCACACTTCAACTTGGTACACTGAATTGTACATTTGGCATTGAGGAATGTACATTGCAAGCATTATGTAGTATTAGGTTGCAATGGAACATACCTGGTAACACCAAGGCCAACATTGTGAGGAAAGATTGTAGCTTTGTAAACATTGTTATGTCCATGGACAACATCAATCCCATAGATAATTGGTATCCCCAAACAGGTCGATATTGCACCCTTTTGGTAATCGTTGACCATGTCAACCCATGTTTGTGGTGATGCATGTTTAGCTGGAACACTCCCACCCCCACTAAAAACACTCCCTGAAAAAGTCACACATAAGCTAAACATATATCCAAACATAAAACATATAAAAAAGACTATAATTTGAATCTTTTTACCAATTAAGTACTTGTTGATGACCTTATTGGATGCAACTTTGTGATCAATTTGTGTCATTTGGCCAATTTTTTCTTCTAATGTCATCCTTTTCATCAAGTCTTTAATCCGAATGCCCATTGGTTGTTTAGGATCTTTGTACTTGAAGTACTCTGCTTCAGCCATGGAAGATAAGCAACACATCACCATAATCAACAAAACTGGAACTTTTTTCATGTTTTTGACCCCCATTGCAATGGGTGTATGAAACAGGTTAACTAGGGAGACAAATAGTTTTTTTTAATCACTAATATCTGCAACTGGAGTACATTGGCCCAGTCTATATAGTTGACAGAGATGAGTCATACTTATCTATCTAGCATGATAAGACTAGTTAGATACGCTTTTAGAAGGGATAATTAAAGATAATATTTCCTTTCCATTCATAGTAAAAaactgttggaaatatgttctcgggttggctactgttcgaccgtggtttgaccgtggtacatatattctgaagatatgcccatgacattaaataataaaagtccgtttatcctattcggtcacacacaaaggccaatcataaattgtttgatataccttctaatcggaaattaatttattaatcattagttaatggtttaataaattaagtaagtttttttatgggagttgatccgtacaccaccttgtTTTTTTCATACACCACCAAAATAATTATTTAGACAGTTTTACCCTTCCATTAAGAAGTTAAGGGGAGTTGGTGGTGAACAAAAGGAAGGGTAAAAATGTCTAAAAAatttatttagtggtgtatggcaaaatagaggtggtgtacggatcacctccctttatttatgtgtatacatatacttacaaatctaaatatgtagagatttgattagattttgcaaatcatattttatataagatataagatttgatttgatttataaaatttgatttgattttgtaaatcttattttatataaagatttgattttgcaaatctttccaaatctttatttattatatttgtactagatgtattattgtataaattatgtaatatataatatcaaGTTTTGGTATTGGAAATATAAGGTTACAAAAGAtacaaaacacacacaaaaaatgctatttctctttctcattttcaagtaaccaaaatacttgaaatatataattgggttcggttttggtggaaataaggaagaagaaaagatccgttaagtagaaggtatagatcgaagcaaggttggaactttgggtgtctaccgtttagagaaactcttctttgggttttcaaattcgaccttcagaaggctacaaaggttgtattctaatcttctcttgttcggtttcATTAATTTGTTTTttttactaaagttttgtacaatgatccgtggaagagtataattttgtaatattttaaaaatgcttccgctcgctttgaatttgtatcatactcaaacagtggtatccgagccatcttgtacaagttttagcaaacttttcttatgatatttagttttgatggatgcgttgtgcatgattcttggagatgatcatgcataacaaacatgcaaaacaagtatcgtgatttatgttttatgtttcctaaatactaatttgaatcttgatttttggcaaaatgtaaaatgggttaaactcatttttttcatttaagaTATTTTTTCAGCTTGGACAGTCCGTCTTTGATGGACTGTTtcggggctttaaactcaatattattgtatgagaccaattgcatttgaaagctaactgaaataacttaaatttgaaaaaaaattcatcgaaaacggattagaaatgagtaagatatgaccaatTAAAGTTGTATatatgaatctgccaaaatccaAAAATTTTATTAGTagcttgcatgttgactattaaagattcaatgtttaggaaaataaagtacataaattatattcatgttttacatgaaatgagaaaattaaaattgttaattttagactttatgccttgttaaaaagtgaataaatctccaacatattttgattcacttaatatgtttgtttagatggttttggcatgaaaatcatacttataaatatgaagtgggtttacatacatacataagttatgtaaacaaggattgattattttgtgtgctattaagtgtttaaatcaatccttatcgaaataTGTTTTATGAAAATGGAtatttggcactccatttgttatgtatgtgattgttgtatgaaatcggtagtatttgcctcaataagacccttgtgtggatgtttggttgtatgattctatttattatttattcaggatgaatgtaataatttatttaatggcttgcatgtcgtgtttattatttattcgggatgaatgtaataatttattaaatgacttgcatgtcgtctttctatttatattgtatttgtaatagtatagaaaatagaatagttattttgtaagataatgcaaccaagattgaaatcaagaagacgatgttcacaaggcgacccatccgagcatataatggagatgacggttttagtgggagccaattctcacacaaggttatgtccctagttgaccaagtttttccgtgtgttggctcaccggaaaaatgcataggactcgaggcatactaccgataattgcgtgtcatgattattattgtgttcttatttgtctatgccatgctagctagaaaattagtatagaaacaaaacaaaataatcacttaaaatggtttggttaaaattagtttaacaaacgcaacacgcaatacataattagcaaatgttttaaaatggaataaactacttttgctaaaagaaaacaaaaccccgttttaaatgtaaactttacgctacccatgagtagtacacacatccgaaccttctacctgttagagttcgcgatacccgagagtcttgggctggactttaattgggtgttaggaagggtgaggtgaatttcgcgatacccgagagtcttgggccggattttacgtatatctatcacggacggtttacaatctgaaatcgtggttcgcggcaaacccgccaagaggaaggattagcgtagaagggattaaacatgccaagtgaaataactGATTATCACTAAATCTCGCaaaacctaagaatttcataatggatgaaattggtaatatagttacctacataaatagcttatgattggcgatccacggtaaacccgtcgttaccataagtgaaatatgcatcttagccttgttaattataattgtttgaatattgaacacacttggataattatcttaataaggattaaacatatcaaactaactaatacaacttactttaaaaatatgatagatgtctgcaacaaacacaaatcctactccgtcatcaatcactaatttctgccttaaagggctcctcgaaaaggacaagtttacgggcttgaactacatggactggcttcgcaacctaagaattactcttaggatggaaggaaagatcagggcaattgaggaacccttacaggcagaacccggatcgagagctactcaagcggctagggacgagtttgaaaaatggCGTTctgagtctaatgaggtagcatgcttgatgttggcgaccatgtctccagagctccaaaagggcatggagagcttagggtcgtacgacatgcttaaccaactaaaggacatgttccaacaacaagcaaatcAAGAAAGGTTTAACActgtgaaagctctcgtatcttgcaaatTGGCAATgggaagtagcgttagtgtccatgtactataaatgaaagggtacatagaccggatggagcgccttggtttttccataagtcag
Proteins encoded in this region:
- the LOC139863486 gene encoding uncharacterized protein, producing MGVKNMKKVPVLLIMVMCCLSSMAEAEYFKYKDPKQPMGIRIKDLMKRMTLEEKIGQMTQIDHKVASNKVINKYLIGSVFSGGGSVPAKHASPQTWVDMVNDYQKGAISTCLGIPIIYGIDVVHGHNNVYKATIFPHNVGLGVTRDPVLAKKIGAATALEVRATGTTILSAVKKMVDPKTKVVYNENPSGEMVKSGKFDYAIVVVREHPYAESFGDSMNLTIAEPGLSTIQNVCGSVICVVIVISGRPVVVELYVKNIDALVAAWLPGTEGQGVVDALFGDYAFTGKLART